From a region of the Gordonia sp. PP30 genome:
- a CDS encoding acyl-CoA carboxylase subunit beta → MTDHTTAGKLADLRAKLELSKEPGGEKAVAKRAHKGICSPRQRLEMLFDPGTFVEVGALVKAPGAGETGYGDGVVTGHGLVHGRPVAAFSHDQTVMGGSVGEMFGRKVSAIMEWAGKLGCPMVGINDSAGARIQDAVTSLAWYAEMGRRNDLLSGLSPQVSVILGKCAGGAVYTPANTDILVGVEDKSYMFVTGPDILKAVNGEDTSAEDLGSAHNQARWGNIHHVAEDEKAAFEWVREYLEYMPSSWSERPPVINPGLEPEITESDLSLNEFMPDSDNAGYDMRDLIVKMFDDGAFHEVGELFAPNILTGFARVDGHSVGIVANQPSVMAGTIDTDASEKATRFVRICNAYSIPLIFLVDTPGILPGVAEEAKGTIRRSGKFLYAYVEADVPKITVVLRKAYGGAYAVMGCKQLGADINFAWPTAKIAVMGAESAAVLLTRRQTEGLSVHDADKVRRDFIDFYNVMMANPYLAAEKGYIDAVIEPAQTRLQLRKALAQLRDKHVIRAPRKHYLMPI, encoded by the coding sequence ATGACCGATCACACCACCGCGGGCAAGCTCGCCGACCTGCGCGCCAAGCTCGAACTGTCCAAGGAACCGGGCGGCGAGAAGGCGGTCGCCAAGCGTGCCCACAAGGGGATCTGTTCGCCGCGTCAGCGGCTGGAGATGCTGTTCGACCCGGGGACGTTCGTCGAGGTCGGTGCGCTGGTCAAGGCGCCGGGAGCGGGCGAGACCGGGTACGGCGACGGCGTGGTGACCGGACACGGTCTGGTCCACGGACGGCCGGTCGCCGCGTTCAGCCACGACCAGACGGTGATGGGCGGCAGCGTCGGCGAGATGTTCGGCCGCAAGGTCTCGGCGATCATGGAGTGGGCGGGCAAGCTGGGCTGCCCGATGGTCGGTATCAACGACTCGGCCGGCGCTCGCATCCAGGACGCGGTCACCTCGCTGGCCTGGTACGCCGAGATGGGCCGCCGCAACGACCTGCTGTCGGGCCTGTCGCCGCAGGTCTCGGTGATCCTCGGCAAGTGCGCCGGCGGCGCCGTCTACACTCCGGCGAACACCGACATCCTGGTCGGCGTCGAGGACAAGAGCTACATGTTCGTCACCGGCCCGGACATCCTCAAGGCGGTGAACGGCGAGGACACCTCGGCCGAGGACCTCGGCAGCGCCCACAATCAGGCGCGCTGGGGCAACATCCACCACGTCGCGGAAGACGAGAAGGCCGCCTTCGAGTGGGTCCGCGAGTACCTGGAGTACATGCCGTCGAGCTGGTCCGAGCGGCCCCCGGTGATCAACCCGGGGCTGGAACCGGAGATCACCGAGTCCGACCTGTCGTTGAACGAGTTCATGCCGGACAGCGACAACGCCGGCTATGACATGCGTGACCTGATCGTGAAGATGTTCGACGACGGCGCCTTCCACGAGGTCGGCGAGCTGTTCGCGCCGAACATCCTGACCGGCTTCGCCCGGGTCGACGGCCACAGCGTCGGCATCGTCGCCAACCAGCCGTCGGTGATGGCCGGCACCATCGACACCGACGCATCGGAGAAGGCCACCCGCTTCGTCCGGATCTGCAACGCGTACAGCATTCCGCTGATCTTCCTGGTCGACACCCCGGGCATCCTGCCGGGCGTCGCCGAGGAGGCCAAGGGCACCATCCGTCGTTCCGGCAAGTTCCTCTACGCCTACGTCGAGGCCGACGTCCCGAAGATCACCGTGGTGCTGCGCAAGGCCTACGGTGGCGCGTACGCGGTGATGGGCTGCAAGCAGCTCGGCGCCGACATCAACTTCGCCTGGCCGACCGCCAAGATCGCCGTGATGGGCGCGGAGTCGGCGGCCGTGCTGCTGACCCGCCGCCAGACCGAGGGGCTGTCGGTGCACGACGCGGACAAGGTGCGCCGCGACTTCATCGACTTCTACAACGTGATGATGGCCAACCCGTACCTGGCCGCGGAAAAGGGCTACATCGACGCGGTGATCGAGCCGGCGCAGACGCGCCTGCAACTCCGCAAGGCCCTCGCCCAGCTCCGCGACAAGCACGTGATCCGCGCCCCCCGCAAGCACTACCTGATGCCGATCTAG
- a CDS encoding VIT family protein, whose protein sequence is MTETTADLPHSHAGEPHRSGLANRLNWLRAGVLGANDGIVSTAGIVVGVAAASSDRGTIFTAGIAALAAGAVSMALGEYVSVSTQRDTEAALLAKERRELHDDPAAELDELAGLYEAKGLSPETAHRVAAELTAHDALAAHADAELNLDPEELTRPWGAALSSAVSFTLGAALPLIAVLLPPESWRIPVVVIAVLIALAVTGTLGALLGGAKPLRPCLRVVIGGAIAMAVTYGIGAAFGTAVG, encoded by the coding sequence ATGACCGAGACCACGGCCGATCTCCCGCACTCGCACGCCGGCGAGCCGCATCGCAGCGGGCTCGCCAATCGCCTCAACTGGCTGCGCGCCGGGGTGCTCGGCGCCAACGACGGCATCGTGTCGACCGCGGGCATCGTGGTCGGCGTCGCGGCCGCGTCGAGCGACCGCGGCACGATCTTCACCGCCGGTATCGCGGCGCTCGCCGCCGGTGCGGTGTCGATGGCACTCGGCGAATACGTCTCGGTGAGCACCCAGCGCGATACCGAGGCCGCTCTCCTCGCCAAGGAACGGCGCGAGCTGCACGACGACCCCGCCGCCGAACTGGACGAGCTCGCCGGACTCTACGAGGCCAAGGGGCTCAGCCCGGAGACCGCGCACCGCGTCGCCGCCGAGCTGACCGCCCACGACGCGCTCGCCGCCCACGCCGACGCCGAACTGAATCTCGACCCGGAGGAACTCACCCGGCCGTGGGGCGCGGCGCTCTCGTCGGCGGTGTCGTTCACGCTCGGTGCCGCGCTGCCGCTGATCGCGGTTCTGCTCCCGCCGGAGAGCTGGCGCATCCCGGTCGTGGTGATCGCGGTACTGATCGCACTCGCCGTCACCGGCACGCTCGGCGCACTCCTGGGCGGCGCCAAGCCGCTGCGCCCGTGCCTGCGCGTGGTGATCGGCGGCGCGATCGCCATGGCGGTCACCTACGGTATCGGCGCGGCCTTCGGCACCGCGGTGGGCTGA
- a CDS encoding DUF2231 domain-containing protein — protein sequence MESFAGLPLHPLVVHFVVVAVPVTALVGIVVTLWPRARTALGVFPPVLALLTLISVPIATTAGEALYRKLGEPADVAHHASIGDSLILAVGPMFGAIAMQWLLYRPAVTALIDRPDGTAGDTRLRWLRRFAALAVIAAAVASLTMVILAGDSGARAVWG from the coding sequence ATGGAGAGTTTCGCGGGCCTGCCGCTACATCCGCTGGTCGTGCATTTCGTCGTCGTGGCCGTGCCGGTGACCGCCCTGGTCGGGATCGTCGTCACGCTGTGGCCCCGCGCCCGGACCGCCCTCGGGGTGTTCCCGCCGGTGCTGGCACTGCTGACGCTGATCTCGGTGCCGATCGCGACCACCGCGGGCGAGGCCCTGTATCGCAAGCTCGGCGAACCGGCGGACGTCGCCCACCACGCCTCCATCGGCGACTCGCTGATCCTGGCGGTGGGCCCGATGTTCGGGGCGATCGCCATGCAGTGGCTGCTTTACCGCCCGGCGGTCACCGCGCTGATCGACCGCCCCGACGGCACCGCGGGTGACACCCGGTTGCGCTGGCTGCGCCGGTTCGCCGCCCTCGCGGTGATCGCCGCCGCCGTCGCCTCGCTGACCATGGTGATCCTGGCCGGCGACAGCGGCGCCCGCGCCGTCTGGGGCTGA
- a CDS encoding putative quinol monooxygenase produces the protein MQIVTVRFYVKPELADEFPSALTELTEATRNEPGNLWYLWSRSLDDPNEYVVIEGYTDDGFAAHATSEHFRSGGALIHPFLARTPDIIARRVEGDGWDRLTVLAVD, from the coding sequence ATGCAGATCGTGACCGTTCGCTTCTACGTCAAACCCGAACTCGCCGACGAGTTCCCGTCCGCCCTCACCGAGCTCACCGAGGCCACCCGGAACGAGCCGGGCAATCTCTGGTATCTGTGGTCGCGCAGCCTCGACGACCCGAACGAGTACGTGGTGATCGAGGGTTACACCGACGACGGCTTCGCGGCGCACGCGACCAGCGAGCACTTCCGGTCCGGCGGTGCGCTGATCCACCCGTTCCTCGCGCGCACCCCGGACATCATCGCGCGGCGGGTGGAGGGCGACGGCTGGGATCGGCTGACCGTCCTGGCCGTCGACTGA